From the Bacillota bacterium genome, the window GATGGCGGTATAATTTCTGTCGGCAAGCATTTCCCGGGGCACGGCTCGACTGTTGAGGATTCGCACCTGGAATTACCGGTGTTGAATAAGAATCTGGAAGAATTACTGTCCTTTGAGCTGATTCCCTTTCAAAAAGGAATTGAGGCAGGTATACCGGTTATTATGACCGCTCATATTGTAGTGTCCGGTGTTGATGACAAACCGGCTACCATGTCTGCAGAGTTGATTGGGTTATTACGAAATGACTTCGGATATGAAGGAGTAATCATTTCTGACGATCTTGAAATGGCGGCGCTCACGGATAACTACAGTTGGGAAGAAATCATACTCGGAACATTCATGGCCGGTGTAGACCTGCTGCTCATCGGCCAGGACAGGGAGATGCAGGAAGAGGCGGTAATTATAATTGAAAATGCATACAACCAGGGTTTGATCACTGAAGATCGTTTGAATAGGTCACTATACAGGATACTAAAGCTTCAGGATGATTTCAACCTGCTGACTGCATATACCCCATAATATAATTAATTTTCCCAGGAAAATTTGAAGAGTGAAAGGAATGAGGGTAGATGTTTCTCAATAACAAAATTGACAAGGCTATGGAGCTTAAACTTGATAAGGAATTTTATCATATGCCCCGATTCAAAGCAGGAATCAGGCGCGCTCCGGCCAGGAATTTTACTCTGAGCAGAAACCAGGCTGAAATCGCTTTAAAAAATGCTTTACGATACATACCGCCGGAATTTCATGATAAACTTGCACCTGAATTCCTTGAAGAGTTAACCACCAGGGGACGGATTTACGGTTATCGGTACCGCCCGCCCGGAGATATTAAAGGTAAGCCTGTTGAACAATATTCAGGAAACTGTCTTGAAGGTAAAGCTGTTCAGGTAATGATCGATAATAACCTTGATTTCGATGTTGCGCTCTATCCATACGAGTTGGTTACCTATGGTGAAACCGGGCGGGTTTGTCAGAACTGGATGCAGTACCGCCTGATCAAAAAGTACCTGGAGGTTATGACTGAAAACCAAACCCTGGTTGTTGAATCAGGTCACCCCCTGGGTCTTTTCCGCTCTAAACCCGATGCGCCCAAAGTAATAATTACCAACGCTCTCATGGTGGGGATGTATGATAACCCGGAAGATTGGAATGTTGCCGAGCAGATGGGAGTGGCCAATTATGGTCAGATGACTGCCGGTGGTTGGATGTATATTGGACCCCAGGGAATCGTTCATGGGACATTCAATACCATTCTAAATGCGGGAAGGATCAAACTTGGTATCAGTGAAGATGAAGATCTGAAGGGATTTCTATTTGTCTCTTCCGGCCTGGGAGGCATGAGCGGAGCCCAGCCAAAAGCAGTTGAGATAGCCGGTGGAGTAGGTATAATAGCCGAAGTTGATCTATCCAGGATTAATACAAGGCATGAGCAGGGTTGGGTAGGTGTGGTTACCGGTGATATTGAGGAAGCATTCAGCTTGGCTTCAGAGGCCCAAAAATCCCGGAAACCTTTATCAATTGCATATCATGGTAATATTGTGGACCTGCTTGCTTATGCCGTAAAGTATGAAATTAAAATTGATCTCTTATCGGATCAGACTTCATGCCATGCCCCATACGATGGAGGTTATTGCCCTCAGGGCTTATGTTTTGATGAAAGAACAGACCTTCTGCGTCAGAACAGGGCGGAACTTAAGAGAAGAGTGGATCTTTCTTTAAGAAAACATTTTGAACTGATTCAAACCCTGGTCAGGAAGGGTACCTATTTCTTCGATTACGGCAACTCATTTTTAAAGGCAGTTTTTGATGCTGGCGTAAAAGAAGTCTCAAAAAACGGTTTGGACGAAAAAGATGGTTTTATATTCCCATCCTACGTGGAAGATATAATGGGCCCACAGCTTTTTGATTACGGCTATGGACCCTTTCGTTGGGTTTGCCTGAGTGGTAAAAAGGAAGACTTGAGAAAAACTGATCGAGTCGCTTCGGAATGCATAGACCCAAAACGGTGCGGTCAGGACAGAGATAATTATGTTTGGATCAGGGATGCGGAAAAGAACCACCTTGTAGTGGGAACCCAGGCTCGGATACTTTATCAGGATGCTTCCGGCCGGACAAGAATAGCCTTGAGATTTAACGAGATGGTCCGTAATGGAGAGGTTGGGCCGATCATGCTGGGCCGGGATCATCACGATGTTAGCGGTACCGACTCTCCATTCCGGGAGACTGCCAATATTAAAGATGGCAGCAACGTCATGGCCGAGATGGCAGTTCACTGTTTTGCCGGAAATGCGGCAAGAGGGATGAGCCTGGTTGCCCTGCATAATGGTGGCGGGGTCGGTATAGGTAAAGCAATCAATGGTGGTTTCGGGATGGTTCTCGATGGCAGTGAACGAGTAGACAAGATCCTTTCCACAGCTATGCCCTGGGATGTTATGGGTGGCGTAGCCCGCCGTGCCTGGGCAAGAAATGAACATTCCATAACCACAGCGATCGATTATAACCTGGATAACAGGGGAACCGATCAGATAACCCTGCCTTATCTTACCGATGAATCTATGATCAGCAACCTGGTCAAAAAGACTTTTAAATCATAACTGAAATTGAGCAAAATGCAGGGCGGTGAAAGAGATGAAGGTATCATTACTTGTGGAAAATGCAGCCCAGCTTGTAACATCCTCCGGTGCTTCAGCCAAACCTCTTGCCGGTTCAAAGCAGGGAGTACTAAATATAATTGAGGATGGTTCCATTGCAGTTATGAATGATCTGATTATTGCCGTGGGGACGACGGATCAGGTAAGAGCCCGGGTTGAGGTTTCTGCTGAAACAGAAGTTGTGGATGCCCGGGGGAAAATAGTTCTACCGGGTTTAATCGATCCACACACCCATGTAGTTTTCGGAGGTTCACGAGAATATGAACTATCCATGAAACTGCAGGGCATTCCTTACCTTGAAATTCTGGCTGGAGGAGGCGGAATTTTAAACAGTGTTGAAGCAACCCGGGCTGCTTCAATGGATGAGCTTGTTGCAAGAGGCATCAAGTACTGTCATCAAATGTTGGAACAGGGAACAACCACTGCCGAGGCAAAAAGCGGTTATGGGCTCTCCACGGAGGCTGAATTAAAAACCCTGCAGGCAGTACGTGAAGTTGATGCCAGCCAACCGGTCGATCTTGTGCCGACCTTTCTGGGCGCCCATGCTGTTCCAAAAGAATATAGGGAGGCGCCTGACCGCTACCTGGATCTGGTCATTGAAGAGATGCTACCCCTGGTTGTTAAGAATGAACTGGCACGCTATTGTGATGTTTTCTGTGAAGAAGGAGTCTTCTCTGTCGAACAGTCAAAACGGGTCTTGAGCGCAGCCCGTGATATGGGGCTTGAATTAAAAATACATGCTGATGAGATAGTTCCCCTGGGAGGTGCAGAATTAGCTGCAGAGCTCGGGGCGGTTTCTGCCGATCACCTGCTGGTTATTTCCGACAGGGGGATCATCAGGATGGCTGAAGCGGGAGTAATTGCTGTTTTACTTCCGGGAACCACATTTTATCTAAAAGAAGAGCATTATGCCCCGGCCCGAAAATTGATTGATGCCGGAGTTCCCGTTGCCCTGGCAACTGATTTTAACCCAGGGAGTTCCCCGAATAATAATTTACAGTTAATTATTAACCTGGCCTGTCTTTACCTGCGGATGACTCCCCCGGAAGTAATCAATGCAGTTACCATTAATGCTGCTCACGCCCTCGGTCGTGCTGCTGAAATAGGCAGCCTGGAAAAGGGTAAAAAAGCTGACCTGGTAATCTTTGATGCTCCCAATTATGATTATCTGGCCTATCGCTACGGGACGAACCTGGTTGACAGGGTAATCAAAAATGGCCGGATTTGCTTATAACAATCTGATAGAAATTTGTAAACCAAATATATTACAGGGGTGATAGTCCGGATGAATGAAGTTATTGACGACAGACTGCAGTTAAAGCCCGGTCTTGATTCGGCAATGCGTCTTTATCTTTTCGTGTTTCTTCTATTGCTTGTCCTGGGTTCAATATTCCAAAGCATCCATTTTGAACTGGGTATGATTGCAACCCAGTGGGGATTGATTTTGCCTCCTGCTCTCTGGTACTGGTCACGGTACCGGGTTGATAAAGCAGAATTTGCCAGGTTGCGAGGGTTAAAGCTGGTTTTTATCCCGCCGATTATCATTCTCTCCGCATCGTTCTGGATATTAAATATGGGGCTTGCTGCAGCGCTCGTAACCGGATTGATGGAACTGGGTTACCAGCCGATCACGGTTATTGAGCCGCCAAAAAGTTTAGCAGAATACCTGACATATATTGCAGTTCTTTCTTTTTCTGCAGGGATTTGCGAGGAGTTTTTATTCAGGGGAACTATTATGCCGGCGATGGAAGATCGTGGAAAGCTCCAGGCAGTTGTCTTCAGTTCATTTCTCTTCGCCCTTTATCACGTCTCTTTCACCAACCTGTTAAGCACTTTTATCCTGGGTTTGGTTATGGCGGTGATAGTAATTAAAACCGGTTCCCTGTGGGGAGGAATTCTCTATCATATGTTGAATAATTTTTATGCGGCCACATACCTGTATGCAGCGGGTAACGTTGAAGCCACGGCTGAAACAGATCCGGGAAGTTTCCTGGTTTTGATGCCCTTGTTTATCCTGGCCCTGGGGGGAGTTTTCTGGGGCATGAGGATCTTGAATAAACGTACCCATTCAGAACCGCTATTCGCCTATAGAAGCGGATGGCTGCCCCGTGGCTGGTTTAAATGGCCGCTGGCAATAAGCTTGATCTTATACCTGGTAATGGCTTTAATTGAATTTGCTCTCGGGTTTAGCTGGTTTGAATTTAATGGATTCTAATAATTATTGGTTGAAACTTAAATGGTAATCCACAATAATTTAAAGGAGGGATAATAATGAGTCTGCATGATAAGAGAATTGCCATTTTCCTGGAACAGCTGTATGAAGATCCGGAATTTTGGTACCCCTATTATCGTTTTATTGAGGCCGGAGCAGAAGTGACGGTTATTGCTCCGGAAGCAAAGGAATATAAAAGTAAGTACGGTTACCCTGCCCTGGCCGATATTTCAGCTGCTGAAGCAAAAGCGCAGGAATATGATGCAGTAATTATCCCGGGTGGATATTCACCCGATCATATGCGTCGTTCTGATGATCTGATCCGGTTTCTGAAGGAAGCTTACAACCTGGGGAAAGTGATTGCAGCCATCTGCCACGGACCCTGGATGCTGGCTTCGATTGGAGCTGCGAATGGTAAGAAGGTAACTTCTTTTTATTCAATCAAAGATGATCTGGTGAATGCCGGGGCCCAGTATCTTGATCAGGAAGTGGTCAGAGACGGAAATATCATTACCTCGCGGATGCCCAGGGATCTTCCTGCTTTCTGCCGGGAAGTGATCAAAGCTTTGTAAGGCTATCAAGCATATCCACCGGGGTGGTTTTTCATTTTAAGAAAAACACCCCGGTTTTTTGTTACCATTTCGATCCGGCCTGTAGCCAACAAATGATTTACATATTTTAATAACTCAGCAGGATGAAGGTCCATTATTGCCTGCAGATCTTCCACTGTACATGGTCTTCTGGAAAGAATCCGGAGAATTTGATTGGTGTAAGCTTTGTCACCAGAACCGGCAAAGGCGATGTAATCAAGGCGAGGATTATTCTTCAGATAATCTTCAAGCTCTGCGATTACGCTATCCACCGGTATATATTCCTTTCTGGTAATTGTTAAATCTGTTGTTTCACCGCATTCGCAGTAAACACAGTTCAGGGTACAGGTTTTATAAGGAATTAGATCGACGCCCAGAGAAATACCCAGGCGGCGTGATGGAACAGGTCCGAACAGGTGCTTCAGCTTCACTTTAATCACCTTCCAATCTACTTGTTATTTTACCCCGATTTTAAAAATATATCTGTACAAATGAAAAAACAAAAATAATTATTGATATATACCCAAAACTATCATAGTCTACACTAACGCATAGAATGGAGGCAAAGTTATGGAAGGTAAAAAAGGGACTGAGGATATTCGATTTGTTAAAGAGGGTGGTGCTATTGAGAAGCTTTCGCAGCCGGAAATGAGCAGTATCGGAAAAACTATTGCAGTGATGAGCGGGAAGGGCGGAGTCGGAAAATCTTCGGTTTCAGCATTGAAGCGATTGTAAATGGAGTTTCTGTTGTAGAATATTCAGGCGGGTCTACAAGCAGTAAGGTTGTAGAGACATGGGTTAATTTTGCATCACTGCTCAATTAAGATTGCCTTTCGCTGAACTATTTGTTACTATGAATTACCGGTATTATCCTACACTTAAAGGAGAGCTGACATGCCGCGCCCCTATAAGCCGAGATTTGTAAGCGCGAAGCCGCACGTTACTTTCTTTAAACCGGCCGGCATACCAAAATCTGCCCTGGGAGAGATTGTCCTTACAGTAGATGAATTGGAAGCTCTTAAACTGAAAGATATTGAAAAACTGGGACAAAGCGAATGTGCGGAGAGGATGAAGATTGCCCGGAATGCAATAGATAGTTAACTTGCAGATCACTTTTCGCAGTGAAGTGGTTATTGCCAGACTGGTAAATTAAAAATAAGCTATAATCCTTGTATAGCTTATTTTTTGGGAGCAGATTTTTGATGAATTATTTTAAAGCAAAAGATGAGAATTCCGCAGGGATTTTCTACGGGATTATTGCGTACCTCATGTGGGGCTTTCTTCCCTTGTACTGGAAATTGATGCAGGAAGTTCCGGCTGTTGAGATTTTAGCCCACAGGATTGTCTGGTCTTTTGTTTTTATGCTCCTGGTTGTTCTTCTGACTGGCGGTTTAAAAGAAACACTTAAAGTGATGGTTGTCAGAAAAAAGTTATTAATGATATTTCTGTGTGGGTTAATTATAAGCGTTAACTGGTTAACCTATATCTATGCGATAAATGCCGATCATGTGATTGAAACCAGTATGGGATATTACATGAACCCCCTGGTTGTGGTTCTTTTTTCAGTTATAATATTAAAGGAGAAAATGATGCGCTGGCAGGTAGTGTCAATAATTCTTGCTTCAATTGGAGTTTTGATCATAACCTTTCAATACGGAAGAATCCCCTGGATAGCTCTTTTCCTGGCAGTAACATTTGCTCTTTACGGACTCATTAAAAAGATTATCAAACTGAACCCTGTAACAGGTTTGGTTCTTGAAACCCTTATAGTGTTGCCGGTGGCCTTAATTTATATCTTTAGCCTGGAATCAACCGCTTCCGGAGCGATGAGCAGTTCACCGGCAGCTCTAAAGTTTATATTGGCCGGGACAGGAATCATTACCGCAACCCCTCTTTTATTTTTTGCACGCGGAATAGAGTTGACAACTTTCTCAATGATGGGATTTTTACAGTATATTGCTCCCTCGATTACTCTGCTGCTGGGTATATTTATCTTTAAAGAAGATTTTACAGTGCCTCATATAATAAGTTTTGGATTTATCTGGGTTGCGCTGGCAATATTTACCCTGGCCAATGTTGGAGTGTTGAAAGAACCGGAGTTGTTAAAAGTAAAAGTTTAAATATCGGCAGAAATATTTTCAAATGCATTAGACAAGCAAAAATGGTAATGGTATAATAAATACCGACAATTAAATAGAGGCCTGTCAGGTGTTGTAAGACTTAATAAGGGAAGCCGGTGAAAATCCGGCGCGGTCCCGCCACTGTAAGTGGGAAGCATCTCCGAAATGCCACTGGTTTAGTATACCGGGAAGGCGGGGGATGCAGTGAACACGAGCCAGGAGACCTGCCTGATAGCGCGCTTAACCCCTTCGGGCGAAAGGGTAAGGCGGGGTAAAAACCACGTTTTCCTTACCGTGGTTTTTTGTTTATATAAAAAGCTCCAGCTTTCCCTGATGAATGCTGGAGCTTAAAATTTTAAAAGGAGCTGTGAAAACTTGAAAAAAGGCCTGTTTATTTTTATTGTTTTGTTGTTTGGTTTTATGCTGTTAATGGCCGGATGCAGCGGCACTGATAACGGGGTTGAAACTGATCTTCAACCGGATTCAGATAAGGTTACAAGTCCTCCCCTGCCAGAAATGCCGATTGTTATCACCGATCAGATGGGCCGCGAGGTAGTGATTGAAGAAATTCCCCAGAGGATTATCTCACTTTCCCCGAGTAATACGGAAATAGTTTTTGCCCTTGGTTTGGGTGATAGGGTGGTCGGTGTTACAGAATACTGTAACTATCCTGCCGAGGCTCTGGAAAAAGATATCGTTGGCGGATTTTCAACCCCCAATATTGAGAAAATAATTGAATTGGAGCCGGACCTGATCCTTGCTTCGACCATTCATGAAGAGGAAGTTCCCCGTCTTGAAGAACTGGGGATTCCGGTAATGGTAATTGAATCTTCTACAGTGGCTGATTTGTTTGTCAGTATCCAGCTGGTCGCCATCGTTGCTGATGTGCCTGAAGCCGGAGAAAGCCTGGTATCATCCATGCAGGACAGAATTAATGCTGTAGGATCAGTTGTCGCTGAAGTGGACCAGGATGAAAAGATTAAGGTATACTATGAAGTATATTCAGACCCCGTTATGACGGCGGGACAGGGAGCTTTTATCAACGAGATAATTACCCTGGCCGGTGGAATAAACATTTTCGGTGACATCAATGAAAATTATCCCCAGGTCAGCGCTGAAGTTGTTGCTGAAAGACAGCCGGATATTATTTTATACCCCGATTATCATGGGACTGCGGATTTGGTTCTTGATTCTATGGCCGGCAGGCCTGGATGGGAGAGTATACCGGCAATTCAGAACAGCCGGATTCAAGCAGCTTCAGATGATATTTTTGCCCGACCGGGCCCGAGGATTGTTGAAGCGATTGAAGAAGCAGCGAGACTTTTTTACCCGGAACTGTTCTAAACATTAAAGTGAGGTAATAACAGCTGTTACATAAAAGTATTTTTACTGAAAAAATAAAATCGGGAGGCATAACCAGGCCGTTATTCATGACTGGGCTGGTTATGCTGCTATTTTTAACGATTGTCCTGGGTACGATGCTTGGGGCGGTTTCGATAGGATGGCGAAATATACTGGTTATGCTCTTTGATGCACTCCCTTTCTATTCTTCTGACAGGGCACTGGAAATAGCCCCGGTATACAGAGATATTCTGCTGCAGATTCGCATACCCCGTGTTTTACTGGCAGCTGCTGTTGGAAGTTCGCTGGCTGTTTCGGGAGCAGTTTTCCAGGGGTTATTCCGAAACCCTATGGCAGATCCATATGTTATCGGTATATCTTCCGGGGCTGCCCTTGGAGCCGTTTTTGCCATGCTCAGCGGATTTTCCCTCTCCGTCGGAGGTTTTGGTGCTGTACCCCTATTCGCCTTTTTCGGGGGTACTTTAACGATTTTGCTCGTTTATAGTATGGCCAGAGTTGGCCGTGCTGTCCCGGTAATGACCCTGTTGCTGGCCGGGATAGCTATCAGCTCATTTCTTTCAGCTCTTGTTTCACTTCTCACTTATTTTGCCGGAGAAAAGCTCCACCAGGTAATATTCTGGTTAATGGGTGGCCTGAGCGGGGCAACCTGGCTGCAGGTTAAGGTGATGGTGCCTTATGCTTTGATCGGTTACTGCTGCGTATCTCTTTTTTCAAGAGAACTCAATGCCATGCTCCTGGGTGAAGAAACTGCCAGTCACCTGGGAGTAGATACGGAAAAGGTTAAAAAGATTCTTCTGGCAGGAGCTTCATTTCTTGTTGCTGCAGCGGTTTCAACCAGCGGGATAATTGGCTTTGTCGGCCTTGTGGTTCCTCATTTCATAAGGTTGGTTGCAGGCCCGGATCATCGTTTCCTCATCCCTGCCTCGGCACTGCTCGGAGGGATTTTACTAATTGCTACAGATACACTGGCCCGGGTGATTATTGCTCCGACAGAGTTACCGGTTGGGATAATTACCGCCCTCATTGGTGCGCCCATGTTTATATACCTGCTGAAAAAACGAAAAAAATTAAAGTATTTTGGTGGTGGAGGTTAGCAGCTTGGGTATAAATATTGATGTACAAGGATTAAAACTAACCTATGATACTCATCCGGTTCTGGACGGTACTGAATTTACAGTTGCAAAGGGCGACCTGGTGGCGTTATTAGGGGCAAATGGTGCGGGAAAATCAACACTACTGCGCTGTATCAGCAGAATACTGCTTCCAAATTCCGGCTCTATACTTCTTGACGGGCGGGAGCTGCAGAGTTTTCGGACCAGGGAAGCTGCCCGGTTGATGGCAGTAGTTCCCCAGGAAACAGCTGCGGATTTTGATTTTACCGTTGAAGAAATTGTAATGATGGGTCGTTTTCCTTATTTGCGTCGATTTCAGAAAGAAGAGCAAAAAGATATTGAGATCGTGCGACGTTCCATGGAAATGACCGGTGTTTCACATCTTGCAGAACGGTCGATCGCTGCGCTGAGCGGTGGAGAAAAGCAGAGGGTAATTATGGCCAGGGCAATTGCCCAACAGCCTGAAATACTTTTGCTGGATGAGCCGACAGCCAACCTGGATATTGGCTATCAGTCAATGCTGCTTGAACTTGCTTCGCGGCTAAATCGTGAACAGGAAGTTACAGTTATTGCTGCCATTCATGACATAAATCTTGCGGTACACCACTTTAACCGTTTTATCCTGCTTGCCGGTGGGCGTGTTCTTGCTGCCGGCAGAGCTGAAGAAGTTATCACTGCTGAAAACATTCAAATGTCTTACGGGGTCCCGGCATCTACGTACCGCCACCCTCTTCACGGTGTTTTACAGGTCAGTGTAATCAGAAGTAAAGATTCTGAAAAGCAGCAAAACTCAGGGTTTAAAGTGCATGTAATCGGTGGTGGGGAGGAAGCCCTACCGGTTTTGGAATTGCTAAACCAGGAAGGATTTCGGATAACAATTGGCCCGGTTTCGACCCAGGACAGCAGCTGCCGGTTTGCCCATTTTCATAGTTTGCCGGTAATAATATTCCCCCCCTTTACCAGCATGAATAGCTCTCATAAGGAGGAGCATCTTAAACTTTTAAGGGAAGCCAGTGTGGTAGTTATACCGCCAATTCCCTTTGGTGAAGGGAACCTGCCGATTTTTGAAGAAGTAGAGACGGTCTTAAAAGAAGGAAAGCAGTTATTTCTTATTGACCCCGCCGGAGTAGCAAAAAGGGATTATAGTGATGGAAGAGCTGCAGAGATGGTCAAGCGATTTATTGATGAAGGGGCGATACCTCTGGCCGATATAAACGAACTGTCATCGGTTTTATCAACAGGAGGATATTTAAAATATGAATGAATTCCGGAAGGGTCAGTTGATATTGATTACAGGCGGCGTTCGCAGTGGGAAAAGCACCTTTGCCGAAGGGCTGGCCGCTAATAGTGGGAAAAAGACGATATATCTTGCAACATCCCGGATCGAAGATGATGAGATGCGCGAACGGGTGGCCCGGCACCGGATGAGAAGGCCTGCAGATATGAAGACAGTTGAAGAAGCGTTTAAACCGGATCGTGTTTTGACTGAAGAGGGTAAGGAGGGAACCTTTATACTGATCGACTGCCTGACTATGCTTTTGAGCAATCGTCTTTTAGAAGACCTGAACAGCCATGGAGCGGTAATGCAGGGAGAAGATATTTTTGCTGATGAAAAGTTACTGAAAGATTCTGCTCAACGAGTGCTGAGCTATATTAAAAATTTTGCAGAAATAGCAAAGAACTGTCCTGCAGATGTCGTTATTGTTACAAATGAGGTAGGGATGGGTGTCGTACCGAATTATCCGGTTGGGCGTGTATTCCGCGATCTCTCAGGCTGGGCCAACCAGGCAATAGCAGCTATTGCCGATCAGGTTTGGTTGGTTATCTGCGGTATTCCGCAGCAGATCAAGTAGAAATTAAATGGACCGCCTCGGTTTATTTTTAACAGCATTGATACTAGCCGGTATTTGTGATTGGTTATTCGGTGATCCCCCCGGGCTTCCACATCCTGTTCGCCTTTTGGGCCGGGTTATTACCAGACTTGAAAGTATTGCAATCAGATTGTTCGTATCGCCCGGAAATTTGATCTTCGCTGGATTTTTGATTACCGCTGTTACAGCAGGCGCTTCGGTATCAGTGGTGTTGTTGGTCATTTCAGCTGCATATAAAACGCATCCTATCGCCGGTTTTGTTGTAGAAACTTACTTAATCTTCACCGTGATCGCCGGTGGAGATCTCAGAAATCATGTCGTCAGGGTTAAAGAGGAGCTTGAAGGGGAAAATCACGTAAGGGCCAGATCACAGGTGGCCATGCTGGTCAGCAGGGACACTGAAATGCTTGATGAAAACGGTATTTCAAAAGCTGCATTGGAAAGCTTGTTTGAAAATAGTGCAGATGGATTTGTTTCCCCATTATTCTATATAGCATTGGGCGGACCGGCCGGGGCAGTTTTATTCAAAACTGTGAGTACGCTTGATTCAATGTTAGGTCATAAAAGCGGGCATTATTATTATCTCGGAAGATTCCCTGCCAGGTTGGATGATCTGCTGAATTTTATACCGGCGAGACTTACAGCGCTATTAATATTACTGGCCGGGGCTGGACAGGGAAGATTTACCAGGGGATTAAAGGTTTTGCAGCAAGATCACGGCAAACATGAAAGCCCAAACAGCGCCTGGCCTGAAGCTGCAGCTGCCGGAATTCTCAATGTCAGACTTGGTGGGGTTGATAGCTACAAGGGCAGGGTAAAAGAACGGCCTGTGATCAATGAAACGGGAGATATGCCCCGTAAGGATGATCTGGGTAAAGGTCTTTCATTATATTTTCGAACAACCCTAATTGCTTTTCTATTATTAGCAAGCCTGGCCTGGTGGCTGAGATATATGGAGGGAGTTTATTTTTGAAAAATTACCTGCGAGCATTGAGCTTTTTAACCGTTTTACCTCTGCCTTTCGTTTTGTTTAAGGAAGGAAGTGATGACCTTTCATCATCTGCTTCTGCTTTTCCACTGGCTGGTGCAACAATTGGCCTGATTATCGGTTTTATTTCCCGGGTATCATTGAATGTTCTTCCAGCAGCCTTTGTTGCAGTACTCTATCCCGTTTTCAGTTTCTTTCTGACCAGGGGAATTCATTTTGACGGGATGGCCGATACAGCCGATGGTTTGATCGGAACTACCAGCAAAGAGAAAGCTTTGAAAGCGATGGAAGATAGTGCTGTCGGTGTAATGGGCGCTGTTTCTGTATTTTTAATCTGCCTGTTAAAAATATCCTTACTGGCCAATTTACAGCTTCAGGCTTTTTTGCTCGCAGTGTTATTTATGCCTATGGCTGGAAGGTGGGCGATTGTTTACAGTGGTACCTGGTATCAGCCTGCAAGGAACAAGGGATTAGGCGATCTATTTTTAAGGGGGCTTACCGTGCCGATCTTGTTGAAGGCTTCTCTGGGTGCCCTGGTCTTACTAGTTGCTATTCTCTGGTTTAACGCTTCCTATGCAGTATCCGTCCTGGCCGGATTTGCAGCTGCTCTCGCTTCAGCTCATCTACTCGCGTGGTATGCCTCCCGGCGACTTGGCGGCTTAACCGGAGATATCCTCGGTGCGGCAAATGAGATAGGGGAACTGTTCTTTATAATT encodes:
- a CDS encoding urocanate hydratase translates to MFLNNKIDKAMELKLDKEFYHMPRFKAGIRRAPARNFTLSRNQAEIALKNALRYIPPEFHDKLAPEFLEELTTRGRIYGYRYRPPGDIKGKPVEQYSGNCLEGKAVQVMIDNNLDFDVALYPYELVTYGETGRVCQNWMQYRLIKKYLEVMTENQTLVVESGHPLGLFRSKPDAPKVIITNALMVGMYDNPEDWNVAEQMGVANYGQMTAGGWMYIGPQGIVHGTFNTILNAGRIKLGISEDEDLKGFLFVSSGLGGMSGAQPKAVEIAGGVGIIAEVDLSRINTRHEQGWVGVVTGDIEEAFSLASEAQKSRKPLSIAYHGNIVDLLAYAVKYEIKIDLLSDQTSCHAPYDGGYCPQGLCFDERTDLLRQNRAELKRRVDLSLRKHFELIQTLVRKGTYFFDYGNSFLKAVFDAGVKEVSKNGLDEKDGFIFPSYVEDIMGPQLFDYGYGPFRWVCLSGKKEDLRKTDRVASECIDPKRCGQDRDNYVWIRDAEKNHLVVGTQARILYQDASGRTRIALRFNEMVRNGEVGPIMLGRDHHDVSGTDSPFRETANIKDGSNVMAEMAVHCFAGNAARGMSLVALHNGGGVGIGKAINGGFGMVLDGSERVDKILSTAMPWDVMGGVARRAWARNEHSITTAIDYNLDNRGTDQITLPYLTDESMISNLVKKTFKS
- the hutI gene encoding imidazolonepropionase yields the protein MKVSLLVENAAQLVTSSGASAKPLAGSKQGVLNIIEDGSIAVMNDLIIAVGTTDQVRARVEVSAETEVVDARGKIVLPGLIDPHTHVVFGGSREYELSMKLQGIPYLEILAGGGGILNSVEATRAASMDELVARGIKYCHQMLEQGTTTAEAKSGYGLSTEAELKTLQAVREVDASQPVDLVPTFLGAHAVPKEYREAPDRYLDLVIEEMLPLVVKNELARYCDVFCEEGVFSVEQSKRVLSAARDMGLELKIHADEIVPLGGAELAAELGAVSADHLLVISDRGIIRMAEAGVIAVLLPGTTFYLKEEHYAPARKLIDAGVPVALATDFNPGSSPNNNLQLIINLACLYLRMTPPEVINAVTINAAHALGRAAEIGSLEKGKKADLVIFDAPNYDYLAYRYGTNLVDRVIKNGRICL
- a CDS encoding CPBP family intramembrane glutamic endopeptidase, with the translated sequence MNEVIDDRLQLKPGLDSAMRLYLFVFLLLLVLGSIFQSIHFELGMIATQWGLILPPALWYWSRYRVDKAEFARLRGLKLVFIPPIIILSASFWILNMGLAAALVTGLMELGYQPITVIEPPKSLAEYLTYIAVLSFSAGICEEFLFRGTIMPAMEDRGKLQAVVFSSFLFALYHVSFTNLLSTFILGLVMAVIVIKTGSLWGGILYHMLNNFYAATYLYAAGNVEATAETDPGSFLVLMPLFILALGGVFWGMRILNKRTHSEPLFAYRSGWLPRGWFKWPLAISLILYLVMALIEFALGFSWFEFNGF
- a CDS encoding type 1 glutamine amidotransferase domain-containing protein, with the translated sequence MSLHDKRIAIFLEQLYEDPEFWYPYYRFIEAGAEVTVIAPEAKEYKSKYGYPALADISAAEAKAQEYDAVIIPGGYSPDHMRRSDDLIRFLKEAYNLGKVIAAICHGPWMLASIGAANGKKVTSFYSIKDDLVNAGAQYLDQEVVRDGNIITSRMPRDLPAFCREVIKAL
- a CDS encoding DUF134 domain-containing protein: MPRPYKPRFVSAKPHVTFFKPAGIPKSALGEIVLTVDELEALKLKDIEKLGQSECAERMKIARNAIDS
- the rarD gene encoding EamA family transporter RarD is translated as MNYFKAKDENSAGIFYGIIAYLMWGFLPLYWKLMQEVPAVEILAHRIVWSFVFMLLVVLLTGGLKETLKVMVVRKKLLMIFLCGLIISVNWLTYIYAINADHVIETSMGYYMNPLVVVLFSVIILKEKMMRWQVVSIILASIGVLIITFQYGRIPWIALFLAVTFALYGLIKKIIKLNPVTGLVLETLIVLPVALIYIFSLESTASGAMSSSPAALKFILAGTGIITATPLLFFARGIELTTFSMMGFLQYIAPSITLLLGIFIFKEDFTVPHIISFGFIWVALAIFTLANVGVLKEPELLKVKV